A portion of the Saccharomyces paradoxus chromosome XV, complete sequence genome contains these proteins:
- the AFI1 gene encoding Afi1p (Arf3p polarization-specific docking factor~similar to YOR129C), which produces MLRREPNSSSSSNRWIENGSFPFEKPNVSYIVSAEFDNKLGPIVKHQYPKSIPGFSQSPYEECNGNTSVSMNLASLMIPSSIERNPGKQDVTVFTLYYNKFTQNYQLFPVPKHPRFSFNLHHREHSDSSVSNSIYYDAENYQDARNNRYTIVLENDEFESQEFQNNRKAIDNEPLFFINVANTVLDTTNDRGAVIKSIAIGTPLKTFFAFKNIIVLVLDLYMKAPTQDAATDVLLDCFRMLNSIDLSLINDIHSKSSIQDVLHSIHDESIITKVFFDPNSTLKKLFCIDGFDIKDKYGNNVTFHDQFIQYHFTRFQPKTLPPFLLKIPLQFDMIKREPIYIENDYNELVLKLLDIFIPYLLKAGPKLNAWKLVINSTKLSKEDLCAFILSLANITATYASDPQSYFKGNTALIFPYMDISLVDSLRANVTSDTDSIGCFAIIGTANPIFRYQLDIWDYYYDVDEGVFYENNRPEKEKLDTEAEQKTEPNPLKKIFNRPHFSTNVVNESQVNLGQKLFSLLIDEYHDYDTIMSVLRRLNVLQLENLLDTLKRREISPDIALKDEYIMFYKDLFIFPEFFDYFTLHSIELLSNLDNCLFSLGNTCQLLSTEQTYSQLSQILEIVKELFRMVSISRTNVEKFLNACLNYSPSKILPTAELQADNFSRWSFEREVHQGFDNFNSYMGIERDPHCVVLSAIDLFTQIYSFDILALFLTFIVKDSGQDLPSTKSLSRKRTYLTRMAQSSSLRQFLQLSTRPNIRILGSNGQGSKNFKYSEFTNASSVISPKLRASPLLERRASKISYAITKLLYRLECHPLGRIFLKKYLHNQFREAYLESKRHFICENGDPDSRDSSNAPSTIVSSFIPLSSNGTKMSNDLKQISEQQESKLESTQRKADGA; this is translated from the coding sequence TCCCCATACGAGGAATGCAACGGTAATACGTCGGTGTCTATGAACTTGGCAAGTTTAATGATTCCAAGTAGTATAGAACGAAATCCCGGCAAACAAGACGTTACAGTGTTTACCCTTTATTATAATAAGTTTACTCAAAATTATCAACTCTTTCCCGTACCAAAACACCCTCGTTTCAGTTTCAATCTGCATCATCGGGAACACTCAGATAGCAGCGTTAGCAATAGCATATATTACGATGCCGAAAACTATCAGGACGCAAGAAACAATAGATATACTAttgttttggaaaatgatgaatttgaatcCCAGGAATTTCAGAATAATCGGAAAGCCATAGATAATGaacctttatttttcataaatGTGGCTAACACAGTTTTGGACACCACAAACGATAGAGGAGCTGTAATCAAATCAATTGCCATCGGCACACCATTGAAAACCTTCTTTgcattcaaaaacattatTGTATTAGTATTAGATTTGTACATGAAGGCGCCGACTCAAGATGCTGCTACAGATGTACTGCTTGATTGCTTTAGAATGCTAAACAGTATTGACCTTTCATTGATTAATGATATACATTCCAAAAGTAGCATACAAGATGTGCTACACTCTATCCATGACGAATCTATCATTAccaaagttttttttgaccCAAATTCGACTTTAAAGAAACTATTTTGCATAGATGGATTTGACATTAAGGACAAGTATGGTAACAATGTGACTTTCCATGACCAATTCATTCAATATCACTTTACAAGGTTTCAGCCAAAGACGCTCCCGccatttttgttaaaaATCCCGTTGCAATTTGATATGATCAAAAGAGAGCCTATTTATATTGAGAACGATTATAATGAAttagttttgaaattgttgGATATATTCATTCCTTACCTTCTTAAAGCAGGCCCGAAACTCAATGCATGGAAATTAGTCATCAATTCAACTAAACTAAGTAAAGAAGACCTCTGTGCTTTCATTTTATCATTAGCCAACATAACGGCAACTTACGCTAGCGACCCACAGTCCTATTTCAAAGGGAATACAGCGTTGATTTTTCCCTATATGGATATATCCCTTGTTGACAGCTTACGAGCAAATGTAACATCAGATACTGATTCTATCGGATGCTTTGCGATTATTGGGACGGCCAATCCAATTTTCCGATATCAGTTAGATATCTGGGATTATTACTATGATGTGGACGAGGGAGTTTTTTATGAGAATAATAGAccagaaaaagaaaagctaGATACAGAGGCAGAACAGAAGACTGAACCTAATcctctaaaaaaaatctttaatAGGCCTCATTTTTCAACTAATGTAGTTAACGAAAGCCAAGTGAACTTGGGCCAGAAGCTCTTTTCTCTCCTTATTGATGAATATCATGATTATGATACTATCATGAGTGTATTGAGAAGGCTGAACGTTCTCCAACTGGAAAATCTTTTAGACACTTTGAAGAGGCGAGAAATTTCACCTGATATAGCGCTAAAAGATGAATACATTATGTTCTACAAAGaccttttcatttttccgGAGTTTTTTGACTATTTTACATTGCATAGTATTGAATTGTTATCTAACTTGGATAATTGTTTATTTAGCCTAGGAAACACATGCCAGTTACTTTCCACAGAGCAAACATATTCCCAATTAAGTCAAATATTGGAAATTGTTAAGGAATTGTTTCGGATGGTATCGATAAGCAGGACGAATgttgaaaagtttttaaacGCTTGTTTAAACTATTCTCCGTCCAAAATATTACCTACAGCTGAGCTGCAGGctgataatttttctaGGTGGagttttgaaagagaagtGCATCAGGGGTTTGACAACTTTAACAGCTACATGGGCATCGAAAGGGATCCCCACTGCGTTGTATTATCAGCAATAGATCTCTTTACCCAAATTTACAGTTTTGATATATTGGCGCTTTTCCTCACATTTATTGTAAAGGACAGCGGGCAGGATTTGCCCTCTACAAAATCTCTGTCCAGGAAAAGGACGTATTTGACTAGAATGGCTCAATCTTCTTCGTTGAGACAGTTTTTACAATTGAGTACACGCCCTAATATAAGGATTCTGGGAAGTAATGGTCAGGGCTCTAAAAACTTTAAATATTCTGAATTTACAAACGCATCCTCGGTCATCTCACCCAAACTAAGGGCATCTCCTCTATTAGAAAGGAGGGCGTCAAAAATCAGCTATGCCATTACGAAATTGCTCTATAGGTTAGAATGTCATCCCCTAGGTAGGATCttcttgaagaaatatCTCCACAATCAATTCCGAGAGGCCTACCTAGAATCGAAAAGGCACTTTATTTGTGAAAATGGAGATCCTGACAGCAGAGATTCAAGCAACGCCCCCTCTACCATTGTATCATCATTCATTCCCTTATCTTCAAATGGAACAAAAATGTCAAATGACCTGAAGCAAATTAGCGAACAACAGGAATCCAAATTAGAATCCACTCAAAGAAAGGCTGACGGTGCCTAG
- the ADE2 gene encoding phosphoribosylaminoimidazole carboxylase ADE2 (Phosphoribosylaminoimidazole carboxylase~similar to YOR128C): MDSRTVGILGGGQLGRMIVEAANRLNIKTVILDAENSPAKQITNSNDHVNGSFSNPLDIEKLAEKCDVLTIEIEHVDVPTLKNLQVKHPKLKIYPSPETIGLIQDKYVQKEHLIKNGIAVTKSVPVEQANETSLLNVGNDLGFPFVLKSRTLAYDGRGNFVVKNKEMISEALQVLKDRPLYAEKWAPFTKELAVMIVRSVDGLVFSYPIVETIHKDNICDLCYAPARVPDSVQLKAKLLAENAIKSFPGCGIFGVEMFYLETGELLINEIAPRPHNSGHYTIDACVTSQFEAHLRSILDLPMPKNFTSFSTITTNAIMLNVLGDKHTKDKELETCERALATPGSSVYLYGKESRPNRKVGHINIITSSMDECEQRLNYITGRTDIPIKISVAQKLDLEAMVKPLVGIIMGSDSDLPVMSAACAVLKDFGVPFEVTIVSAHRTPHRMSAYAISASKRGIKTIIAGAGGAAHLPGMVAAMTPLPVIGVPVKGSCLDGVDSLHSIVQMPRGVPVATVAINNSTNAALLAVRLLGAYDSSYTTKMEQFLLKQEEEVLVKAQKLETIGYEAYLENK; this comes from the coding sequence aTGGATTCTAGAACAGTTGGTATATTAGGAGGGGGACAATTGGGACGTATGATTGTTGAGGCAGCTAACAGGCTCAACATCAAGACGGTAATATTAGATGCTGAAAATTCTCCTGCCAAACAAATAACCAACTCCAATGATCACGTTAATGGctccttttcaaatcctcttgatattgaaaaactagCTGAAAAATGTGATGTGCTAACGATTGAGATTGAGCATGTGGATGTTCCTACATTAAAGAATCTTCAGGTAAAACACcccaaattgaaaatttaccCTTCTCCAGAAACAATTGGATTGATACAAGACAAATATGTTCAAAAAGAGCATTTAATCAAGAATGGTATAGCAGTTACCAAGAGCGTTCCTGTAGAACAAGCCAACGAGACGTCACTATTGAATGTTGGAAATGATTTGGGGTTTCCATTCGTCCTAAAGTCGAGGACTTTGGCGTACGATGGGAGAGGTAACTTTGTTGTAAAGAATAAGGAAATGATTTCGGAAGCTTTGCAAGTACTGAAGGATCGCCCTTTATACGCTGAAAAATGGGCACCATTTACTAAAGAATTAGCAGTCATGATTGTGAGATCTGTCGACGGTTTGGTGTTTTCTTACCCAATTGTTGAAACTATTCACAAGGATAATATCTGTGACTTATGTTACGCACCCGCTAGGGTTCCAGACTCCGTCCAACTCAAGGCAAAGCTGTTGGCAGAAAACGCAATCAAATCTTTCCCCGGTTGTGGTATATTTGGTGTGGAGATGTTCTATTTAGAAACTGGAGAACTACTTATCAACGAAATTGCTCCAAGACCCCACAACTCTGGACATTACACTATTGATGCTTGCGTAACTTCTCAATTCGAAGCTCATTTGAGATCAATATTAGACTTGCCAATGCCAAAGAATTTTACATCTTTCTCAACTATTACAACAAACGCCATTATGCTAAATGTTCTTGGAGACAAACATacaaaagataaagaactAGAAACTTGCGAAAGAGCATTGGCTACCCCAGGTTCCTCTGTGTATTTATACGGAAAAGAGTCTAGACCTAACAGAAAAGTTGGTCACATAAACATTATTACCTCGAGTATGGATGAATGTGAACAAAGGCTGAACTATATTACAGGTAGAACTGATATTCCAATCAAAATATCTGTCGCTCAAAAGTTGGACTTGGAAGCAATGGTCAAACCATTGGTTGGCATCATCATGGGATCAGACTCTGACTTGCCGGTGATGTCTGCCGCATGTGCAGTTCTGAAAGATTTTGGTGTTCCATTTGAAGTGACAATCGTCTCTGCTCATAGAACTCCACACAGGATGTCTGCATATGCTATTTCTGCAAGCAAGCGTGGTATCAAGACGATTATCGCGGGTGCCGGTGGCGCTGCTCATTTGCCAGGTATGGTGGCCGCAATGACACCACTACCCGTTATCGGTGTACCTGTTAAAGGATCTTGTCTAGATGGAGTTGATTCATTACATTCAATCGTGCAAATGCCTAGAGGCGTTCCAGTAGCTACTGTTGCTATTAATAATAGTACGAATGCCGCACTGTTGGCTGTCAGACTACTTGGTGCCTATGATTCAAGTTACACAACGAAGATGGAAcaatttttattaaaacaagaggaagaagttCTCGTTAAAGCACAGAAATTAGAAACTATCGGTTACGAGGCTTATttagaaaacaaataa